The following proteins are co-located in the Oscillospiraceae bacterium genome:
- the nifU gene encoding Fe-S cluster assembly scaffold protein NifU encodes MYSDKVMDHFSNPRNVGEIENANAVGEVGNAKCGDIMKIYMDIEDGFIKDVKFKTFGCGAAIATSSMATELVKGKKVEDALEITNKAVIEALDGLPAPKIHCSVLAEEAIKAAILDYYERNGMDTSKITGCTGCCSNCHSCGEGE; translated from the coding sequence ATGTATAGTGATAAAGTAATGGATCATTTTTCAAATCCGAGAAATGTCGGAGAAATTGAAAACGCAAACGCAGTTGGCGAAGTAGGAAACGCTAAATGCGGAGATATTATGAAAATATATATGGACATTGAAGATGGTTTTATTAAAGATGTTAAATTTAAAACTTTTGGATGTGGTGCTGCTATTGCAACAAGCAGTATGGCAACTGAACTTGTTAAAGGGAAAAAAGTTGAAGATGCCTTAGAGATAACAAATAAAGCTGTTATTGAGGCTCTTGACGGATTACCTGCACCTAAAATTCATTGTTCCGTTTTAGCTGAAGAAGCTATAAAGGCAGCAATACTTGATTACTACGAAAGAAACGGAATGGATACATCTAAAATTACAGGATGCACTGGATGTTGCTCTAACTGTCATTCGTGCGGAGAAGGAGAATAA